A single region of the Halopiger xanaduensis SH-6 genome encodes:
- a CDS encoding PrsW family intramembrane metalloprotease: protein MATRFRESLSRTARIARWEVSSSTGTIDRKTVLVLAAMVLVVGVVGFGVADEGLGLEDEIYVVAVDESNPYHDVAVESAQFRPVPLEGGDRDRIGESVDLVVSGDRIWDVGDNGEPAYDAFRDAIDGYNEALMTQEADEAAAYPVLVELDYRERDLATLDDSGSAGSADDDTGDGTISDDGPTSDGARSDTNDEGDASSGDDELQVPNVGGSTGAAETTVGAPGSLSPPFPFRSLVLAFLFVVPMNFVIQAYGSTIMDERIKRRGELLLVSPASRYEIVAGKTLPYLLALVAIAAGIAYAIDGGLLAVAAALPIALLFLASTFVGAMLARSFKELTFVTVAISVGLTTYAFIPAIFTDVTPIALISPLTLIVTALQGESVAAGEYLFSTLPFYLSAVVCFLLGVGIYREEDMFAQKPIPAKVLDAIASQIDALSRWDARLSPFVLSILFIPFIFAGQLLIVALLFAVPEAVALPIVLVLAAAIEELAKSVHVYAGFARSRFEASLRVAVAVGSLSGLGFFVGEKITHIVQFVGLPELTVGTAAFGPDLASTSGPLLAGAIFLAPLALHAATAIVSAIGASRGSVGYALGFVAATLVHAAYNAGVIALVA, encoded by the coding sequence GTGGCGACTCGCTTCCGCGAATCGCTCTCGAGAACCGCCCGAATCGCCCGGTGGGAAGTCTCGAGCAGTACCGGCACCATCGACCGGAAGACCGTGCTGGTCCTCGCCGCGATGGTCCTCGTCGTCGGCGTCGTCGGATTCGGCGTCGCCGACGAGGGGCTGGGCCTCGAGGACGAGATCTACGTGGTCGCCGTCGACGAGTCCAATCCGTACCACGACGTCGCCGTCGAGAGCGCCCAGTTCCGGCCGGTGCCGCTCGAGGGCGGTGACCGAGATAGAATAGGCGAATCTGTCGATCTCGTCGTCTCCGGCGACAGAATATGGGACGTCGGCGACAACGGCGAACCCGCCTACGACGCGTTTCGCGACGCGATCGACGGCTATAACGAGGCGCTGATGACTCAGGAAGCCGACGAGGCAGCCGCGTATCCGGTCCTCGTCGAACTCGACTACCGAGAACGCGACCTCGCCACACTGGACGACTCCGGCAGCGCTGGTTCTGCGGACGATGATACCGGCGACGGGACGATATCCGATGACGGACCGACAAGCGATGGAGCCCGTTCCGATACGAACGACGAAGGTGACGCCTCGAGCGGCGATGACGAACTACAGGTCCCGAACGTCGGCGGATCGACGGGAGCTGCCGAGACGACGGTCGGCGCACCCGGCTCGCTCTCGCCGCCGTTCCCGTTCCGGTCGCTCGTGCTCGCGTTCCTGTTCGTCGTGCCGATGAACTTCGTCATCCAGGCCTACGGGAGCACGATCATGGACGAACGGATCAAGCGCCGCGGCGAATTGCTGTTGGTGTCGCCGGCCTCGCGCTACGAGATCGTCGCGGGCAAGACGTTGCCGTACCTGCTCGCGCTGGTCGCTATCGCGGCTGGAATCGCGTACGCGATCGATGGCGGGTTGCTCGCCGTCGCCGCGGCACTGCCGATCGCACTGCTGTTCCTCGCGTCGACGTTCGTCGGCGCGATGCTCGCCCGCTCGTTCAAGGAACTCACGTTCGTCACTGTCGCGATCAGCGTCGGGCTGACGACCTACGCCTTCATCCCGGCGATCTTCACCGACGTAACGCCGATCGCGCTGATCTCGCCGCTGACGCTCATCGTGACGGCCCTGCAGGGCGAGTCGGTCGCGGCCGGCGAGTACCTGTTCTCGACGCTGCCGTTCTACCTCAGCGCGGTCGTCTGCTTCCTGCTCGGCGTCGGTATCTACCGCGAGGAGGACATGTTCGCCCAGAAGCCGATCCCGGCGAAGGTGCTCGACGCGATCGCGAGCCAGATCGACGCGCTCTCGCGGTGGGACGCCCGCTTGAGCCCGTTCGTCCTCTCGATCCTCTTTATTCCCTTCATCTTCGCGGGGCAGTTGCTCATCGTCGCCCTGCTGTTCGCGGTTCCCGAGGCGGTCGCGCTCCCGATCGTCCTCGTGCTCGCGGCGGCGATCGAGGAACTCGCGAAGAGCGTCCACGTCTACGCCGGCTTCGCCCGCTCGAGGTTCGAGGCGTCGCTTCGCGTCGCGGTCGCGGTCGGCTCGCTGTCGGGGCTCGGCTTCTTCGTCGGCGAAAAGATCACCCACATCGTCCAGTTCGTCGGGCTCCCCGAACTGACGGTCGGCACCGCGGCCTTCGGTCCCGACCTCGCGAGCACGAGCGGGCCGCTGCTCGCGGGTGCGATCTTCCTCGCGCCGCTCGCGCTCCACGCCGCGACGGCGATCGTTTCGGCGATCGGGGCGAGTCGCGGTTCGGTCGGCTACGCGCTCGGATTCGTCGCCGCGACGCTCGTCCACGCGGCCTACAACGCGGGGGTGATCGCCCTTGTCGCGTGA